Sequence from the Dehalococcoidia bacterium genome:
ATCGCGAAGATGAACCGGTACCTGGGCGGCTTCAAGAACATGACCAAGCTGCCCGGCGCCATCTTCATCGTGGACCCCGGCAAGGAGAAAAACGCCGTCGCCGAGGCCCGGCGCGTGGGCATCCCCATCATCGGCCTGGTGGACACCGACTGCGATCCAGACGTCATTGACCAGATCATCCCCGGCAACGACGACGCCATCCGGTCCATCAAGCTGATCACCAGCAGGATGGCGGACGCTGTCCTGGAGGGCATCGCCACGCGCCAGCCGGAGGACGAAGGGGGCGAGGCCCCCACGCAGGCAGCCGGCGCTTCCGCTTCCCAGGCTCAGGCCGAGGCCAAGACCTAGCCTGCTCCCCGCGCCCCGGTGAACGCCTTCCGCGGACATGTACGAGGTGATGGCTGCCGGAAGGCGGGACTGTGTGAGGCCCCCGCCGGACAGGCGCCACCGGCCCTGTCAGGACAGCCATAGGAGGATTCCCGTTGAACGTAACCACGGACGCCATCAAGACGCTCCGGGAAGAGACCGGCGCGGGTATCATGGACTGCAAGAAAGCTCTGGTGGACGCGGGCGGAGACGTCAACAAAGCGCGCGAGGCGCTGCGCCTGAAGGGCCTCGCCACCGCGGCCAAGAAGGCCGAACGGGAGACGCGGCAGGGCCTGGTGGAAGCGTACGTGCACGGCGGCGGGCGCATCGGCGTGCTAGTTGAACTCAACTGCGAGACCGACTTCGTGGCCCGGACCGACGAGTTCAAGGGCCTTGTCCACGACCTCGCCATGCAGGTGGCGGCCATGAACCCACGTTATATCAGCCCCACCGATGTCCCTCCTGACGACGCGGAGAGCGTCAACCCTGCCGAAGTCTGCCTGCTCGCCCAGCCCTTCATCCGCGACAGCTCCCGGACAGTCCAGGATCTTGTGACGGACGTGATCGCCAAGGTGGGCGAGAACATCCGCGTGCGCCGGTTCGCCCGCTATCAGCTCGGCGAATAGCCGTCCGCGGCTGGACGGCCTTGGCCCTGACACCACTCTACGTCCTGCGCCGAGATAGCGACGCAACAGGACGACCAAGGGGGGCCGCTTGACACCATCCCCGCAGCCCACATACAAGCGGGCACTCCTGAAGCTCAGCGGCGAAGCCCTGGCCGGTGAGCAAGCAGCGGGTATTGACATCGAAGTAGCCGAGCACATCGCCCGGCAGATCCAGCAGGCCGTCAGCCTGGGCGTGGAGATAGCCGTGGTGGTGGGCGGCGGCAACATCTGGCGGGGCGCCCGCGCCGAGGCGCATGGAATGGACCGGGCGACGGCGGACTACGCAGGCATGCTGGCGACCGTCATCAACGCCATGGTGCTGCAGGACGCCCTCGAGCACCTGGGCGTCGTCACCCGAACTCAGAGCGCCATAACCATTCAAGCCGTAGCGGAGCCGTACATCCGCCGCAGGGCCATCCGCCACTTGGAGAAGGGGCGCGTGGTCATCTTCGCGGCGGGCACCGGCAACCCGTACATGACGACCGACACGGCAGCGGCGCTGCGCGCCGTTGAGATTGGGGCGGACGTCCTTCTCATGGCCAAGAACCGCGTGGACGGAGTCTACGACGCGGACCCCAAGCTCAACCCCAAGGCGCGGAAGTTCGACCGGCTCACGTTCATGGAGGCCATCAATCGCCGCCTGCAGGTCATGGACAGCACCGCCCTCTCCCTTTGCATGGAGAACCGCCTGCCCATCATCGTATTCGACCTGTCGGCGCCCAACGCGCTGCAACGGGTGCTGATGGGTGAGACCATCGGCACCTATCTTTACGACGATGCCCCGGCCACCGGGTCGCCCGCGCCGAGGCGCTCCGCGGGAGGTCAGACATGATACCGGAAACACTGGCGGACGCCGACCTGAAGATGGGGAAATGCGTGGAGGCCCTTAAGCGCGACCTTGGGGGCGTGCGCACGGGCCGGGCCACGCCCGCGCTTGTGGAGCACCTGGTCGTGGACTACTACGACACGCCCACTCCGCTCAAGCAGCTCGCCAGCATCTCTATCCCGGAGTCCCGGCTCATCGTCATACAACCGTGGGACCGCACCGCCATGCAGGCGATTGAGAAGGCCATCCTGAAGTCGGACGTGGGCATGACCCCATCCAACGACGGGCAGGTTATCCGGCTCTCGGTGCCGCCTCTCACGGAGGAGCGGCGCAAAGAGATGGTCAAGCTGATGCACAAACGCGTCGAGGAAGCCCGCAACGGCGTCCGCAACGTGCGGACCCATGCGCTGGATGCGCTGCGCAAAATGGAGTCGCAGAAGCAATTCTCCCAGGACGACCTGAAACGGGCCTCCGATCAAGTCCAGAAGCTCCATGACAGACACATCCTCATAATGGAAGACCTCCGCCAGACGAAAGAGGCAGAGGTCATGCACGTGTAACGGGCCGCGACTCGAACGGAAGGCAAAGCATGCACTCCCGTCGTGAAGCAACTGGCCTTGAGGGCCTTTCCCAGGCATCCCCGGATGCGCCATTCGCGCATCTGCCCCGGCATGTGGCCGTCATCATGGACGGCAACGGGCGCTGGGCCCGGCGGCGCGGCCTGCCCCGCATCGCGGGCCACAGGGCGGGGGTGAGCAACATCCGCCGGGCGATCGAGGCCTTCGTCCGCTTCCGGATTCCCACGTTGACCCTGTACGCCTTCTCCACGGAGAACTGGAGCCGTCCCGACGAGGAGGTGCAGGGCCTCCTGGGCATCCTCCAGGATGTGGTGCACCAGGAGATTCAGGAGATGCACCGGCAGGGCGTCCATCTGCTTCACCTGGGCCGCCTGGACCGTCTTCACCCCAGCGTCCAGCGCGAGATCCGCGACGGCGTGGAGATGACCAGGAACAACACCCGCATCACCGTCTGCTTCGCCTTCGACTACGGGGGCCGCGCCGAGATTCTCGAGGCGGTGCGCCGCATCGT
This genomic interval carries:
- the tsf gene encoding translation elongation factor Ts → MNVTTDAIKTLREETGAGIMDCKKALVDAGGDVNKAREALRLKGLATAAKKAERETRQGLVEAYVHGGGRIGVLVELNCETDFVARTDEFKGLVHDLAMQVAAMNPRYISPTDVPPDDAESVNPAEVCLLAQPFIRDSSRTVQDLVTDVIAKVGENIRVRRFARYQLGE
- the pyrH gene encoding UMP kinase; its protein translation is MTPSPQPTYKRALLKLSGEALAGEQAAGIDIEVAEHIARQIQQAVSLGVEIAVVVGGGNIWRGARAEAHGMDRATADYAGMLATVINAMVLQDALEHLGVVTRTQSAITIQAVAEPYIRRRAIRHLEKGRVVIFAAGTGNPYMTTDTAAALRAVEIGADVLLMAKNRVDGVYDADPKLNPKARKFDRLTFMEAINRRLQVMDSTALSLCMENRLPIIVFDLSAPNALQRVLMGETIGTYLYDDAPATGSPAPRRSAGGQT
- the frr gene encoding ribosome recycling factor; this translates as MIPETLADADLKMGKCVEALKRDLGGVRTGRATPALVEHLVVDYYDTPTPLKQLASISIPESRLIVIQPWDRTAMQAIEKAILKSDVGMTPSNDGQVIRLSVPPLTEERRKEMVKLMHKRVEEARNGVRNVRTHALDALRKMESQKQFSQDDLKRASDQVQKLHDRHILIMEDLRQTKEAEVMHV
- the uppS gene encoding polyprenyl diphosphate synthase; translation: MHSRREATGLEGLSQASPDAPFAHLPRHVAVIMDGNGRWARRRGLPRIAGHRAGVSNIRRAIEAFVRFRIPTLTLYAFSTENWSRPDEEVQGLLGILQDVVHQEIQEMHRQGVHLLHLGRLDRLHPSVQREIRDGVEMTRNNTRITVCFAFDYGGRAEILEAVRRIVEDGVPAKAIDEDMLGRYLYTAGLPDPDLVVRTGGEMRLSNFLLWQTAYAEYYSTPTFWPDFDEAELEKALRAYSQRERRFGSVGVGNGKAARLSQEPGR